Genomic window (Estrella lausannensis):
CGAATCCTGCACCCTTCAATCCTTTGTGGAATTTGCCTGCGATGCAAGCGGCTCCCCAGGCAATGTTCAATGGGCACCCGGCCCCCATCCTAGCCGCACCGGAGCCCATGGATACCGAGGAGTGTCAAGGGGTGAAAAGAAAGCAAGGTGATGATTTGAATGAAGACCTGGCACCGGCCGGACTCCCCCCAAAAAAAATCTGTCGTGAAGCCCCTAAGGAGCCGCCTGTATCTAGGAGACAGTGGTTTAGGAAGGATTCATCTCTACTTCTTCCCGGTGAGAAGGAGGATTTGTGTGCTAAACTGGAGCGCCAGCGCCCGCTTGAAATGTTGCATGGAGATGCTCTCAGCAATATCCGGAAATTGGTTTATGAAGGGTTGATGACGGAAGATCAAAGGCAGGAATTCATTCGTACGATGGAAAATATGCTGCAACAGGGACTTGCCCGAAGTGCTTTTACCCTTGCATTCCTTGCTTCGAAGAATCCAGCTCCCTTAAGCATGGGGCAAGAAGTAGAATTCAACTACTACTGCAAAGGGGCAGATCTCGGATGCGTTGATTGCTGTTTTGCTATGGGTTCGATCCTCCACAAAAAACATCCCAATGGCGAGAAAAGTGCTGAAGTAGCCTATTACTGGAGAGTCGCGGCAGCTCTTGGCCATACCAAAGCACGCTTCAATTATGCCTTGCTGCTTTTGCAAGGTATAGGAGTCGAAGCCGACCCGGTTAAGGCACTCAAGCTCATCGAGGAGAACGCCGACATCTTAAGGCAGCCTGAAGCAGAGTATAGGCTCGCCATGGAGCTAAAGAGAGGTAAACACATCATTCAAGACTTGCCACGCGCCCATAAACTCCTCCTTAGGGCGGTATCTAAGGGATATGCCGAGGCAGAGTATACTCTTGCAGCGACTCTGTTTTATGGAGAAGGAACCGAGGTGAATAAGCCCGAAGCATGCGCTTTATACAAAAGATGCGCCGATAGGGGAGGGCGATCGGCTCAGTATAGCTACGCAGTGATGAAGCTCATAGGCGATGGA
Coding sequences:
- a CDS encoding tetratricopeptide repeat protein, with translation NPAPFNPLWNLPAMQAAPQAMFNGHPAPILAAPEPMDTEECQGVKRKQGDDLNEDLAPAGLPPKKICREAPKEPPVSRRQWFRKDSSLLLPGEKEDLCAKLERQRPLEMLHGDALSNIRKLVYEGLMTEDQRQEFIRTMENMLQQGLARSAFTLAFLASKNPAPLSMGQEVEFNYYCKGADLGCVDCCFAMGSILHKKHPNGEKSAEVAYYWRVAAALGHTKARFNYALLLLQGIGVEADPVKALKLIEENADILRQPEAEYRLAMELKRGKHIIQDLPRAHKLLLRAVSKGYAEAEYTLAATLFYGEGTEVNKPEACALYKRCADRGGRSAQYSYAVMKLIGDGVEANVEEAIHYLQLSANQDYPSALNALAFRYHTGDGLPKDNQKACDLWRRAADGAKHAKSMLYLGMMYESGEGVESDILKAFEYYAQAYPRAALALDRLNSVMKTQMAKEGYEI